The window TTGTCAGAGATTCTTTGTGGTTGATAAGGATTTAGGTAACAAGGGACCCTGTGATTGTTCTGGTATAAAGTGATTTTGTTGACGTTTGAAACCATTCACATTCgaggtttttaatttttcttatttttgttacaaTTGTTGATTCCTACACTTAATTCAGGTATCATAGTGTGCACATTCCAAAGTTCACTTCCAGTGATTTTGTTAGATGTTGATTTACGTGCAGGTGTTacccccctgcgggttagggggaagaatttacccgatgctccccagcgtgtcgtaagaggcgactaacggattctgtttctccttttacctttgttaagtgtttcttgtatagaatagagTCAATTTTgtcaagattttagtcaagcagtatgtaagaaatgttaagtcctttgtactggaaacttgcattctcccagtaaggtaatatattgtactgcgttgcaagcccctggagcaaattttttattaagtgcttttgtgaacaagaaacaattaacaagtggctctttcccatctcccccctttcaccgtcgcgatataaccttgaatgattgaaaacgacgttaaacaccaaataaagaaagaaagtgcagGTGTTTTTGTCACAGTCGGATTCTGTTGTGCACAGTTGACCAGTAGATCAAGACTCCCCTGTGTATTGGACCACTCAGAGATTTATATCTGTGTCCATTCACTGATGTCTGTAGCCATTTATATCTGTGTAGATTCACTGATGTCTGTAGAGATTTATATTTGTGTAGTTTCACTGATGTCTGTAGAGATTTATATCTGTTGTATGGTTTAACCGTTCGTTGACCAAACGATTGTATTTATTGACATTGTGTGTTGATCAAACGCTATAGATCTGAGAAAGACGTGTGTTGCCTTCGTGACTCCTTGCCTTGTAGTTGAAAACCGCTCTTTGCTTTGTTCCGTGTGTCAAATGCAGTAGAAAAAtcaaatgtattttttttaaacacagtgCTTTTGACTTCTCGAGTGTGCTTGCGGTATTGTTTGGTTGTCATTGTCAgttatctttaaaaaaaaaaatgcatcgTCAAAAGCTTGGTTTAATGCGCTTTTTCTTGACGTGTTTTGTAGTTGAAACCGTTCTGGCTGAATTCCCAGTCAcacttgttttgttgtgtgaaaTAGGTGCACAGATTTATCGTACGTATTGGCAACCAGCACTAGTGTATGAGGTTGTGATAGTGTTCAGTTATGAGTTGGAGTGTGCAGTTTTTCTTGTGTGATTATCCTCATATTGGAAATGAGTATAGAAAATTACTGTTACTGAATTTTATTTGAATTTTAatttgtggttgttgctgtgtggTTTTCTTTTTTGGGCCTCGTGTAaacgtttttttgtaaatgtaTGCCGTTTGACAGTGTGGCGAACAGTTAACACACCGATACGGTGGCTGAACAACTATATATTTCTGACTGGAGGAAGAGAGTCAATATACATTTATATATTACACATAGGACTTGTATCAAAGTACCGGTTGGTCAAAGTATCCCACTCCCTTGGCTTAACTGTAGTACAAGTAGTATCGTTTAAGCACTATACTTTATTACTATTATTAAACAATAAAAGTAAAGAGAAGGACACAGTACTTCAATCGACCGGCACTTTGTTACAAGCTCCTGTACTGGGTGCCCACACTGCGTACAAGGGGTAAAGAATAACAGCCTGTGTTCTCTTGTTCATGCAATAATCACAGGTCTCGATCTCATGCTTTCATTTCTCGTGTCTGGTTTGAGTCTTTCTGCCCCCCAAGGAGCATTATGCTAGCTTTACATGAAAGTCAAAATGCTGGAATTTGTATGTCGTGATGAACATATTGCTAGGATGTTGAATAATGAAAGTATGGTttaaaaaataagaaaacatgtGTGCTGGCAGAAAATCACTCTGTTTTACCAAGTTTATTTTCACTGTAATGTGATAAGATCACATTTTTAATCTGATGTAGTTGTTTTTGGGGAAAACTCACTGAAATTGAAAATTAAACACACTTACAGCCTATAAATGAAGTCTTCTAAAAAATGTCAGCTTGAATCAAGGATAATTAAAAATACATGTAAGCAACTTCTGAACAGAACGTGCATTGCAAAAACGTTTTGTTGGCTGCATTTCTGAATGAACGTTTAAAATGTGTCATGATTAAGAGTTTTAGATGTCTGTACGTACCAGATGTGTATCATTTAGTTTCCTTTATTatatccccccgcgggttagggggaagaatttacccaatgctccccagcatgtcgtaagaggcgactaacggattctgtttctcttgttaagtgtttcttgtatagaatatagtcaatttttgtaaagattttagtcaagcagtatgtaagaaatgttaagtcctttgtactggaaacttgcattctcccagtaaggtaatacattgtactacgttgcaagcccctggagcaaatgtttgattagtgcttttgtgaacaagaaacaattgacaagtggctctaatatcccatctttccccgtcgcgatataacccttcgtggttgaaaacgacgttaaacaccaaataaagaaaagaaagaaaattattatttatatttttgttaGTTATTGATTTGTTCAACGACCTAGCAAACTGTTCATAATCACAAAAGGGGTATATACGTAATGATCGAATCTCTATAAGCAGTGATTGGTGATATCTCTGTCagtcctttctttctctgtctttctctcccctctctctctgtctctctctctcccctctctctttatctctctctctttatctctctctctgtctctctctctccctctctctctctccatgtctctctctctctctctttctgtctctctcttccctccctctctctctctctctctctctctctctctctctctctctctctctctctctctctctctctctctctcacacacacacacacacacacacacacacatatgtatgcatgcacacacacacatacatgcacacacccacacactcacacacacacatatacacaaacacacacatatgcacacacacacacacacacactagctatGACCAACATTTTCAAGAGAAGCTGGCAAGACTAAACTGATATTCACACACTACATATCGATATCTTTctgcacaaaaccaaaacagtATGTTCCAGCATCTTGACCTTGTGAGTTTGACCTTgactttattttgtgtttgaccttgacctggGTTTTTTTGCTCTGCTGTGCTGTGATGTGATGTGGGTTAGTTGGATGCAATAGTCATAACCTTTTGTGATTGGTGCACATTTTGCGTTCATGTACAGTATATGCCTGTCTAATTGTTCTCAGACACAGGCTGGAAGTTGAAGAATTTTGTTGTGATGGTATTGAAGGAAAGTGTCTTTCAGAACTGTTGTTGAAGAAAATGGAGGCTGAAGTATATAACACtgtcaaagaaggaaaaatgaaAGTATTGTTTTTGTGCCATAATGACAATATGGCACTGTAAGGCTTGACCGGATGTGTAAGTTACTGCACGGAAGAGAAATCTGTAGCCCACCTTTAAAACAAATCATTTatgcatttattttattttagttagTTATTTTTTGACAAAAGAAATATGACACCATGATTTTTCCTGTATATTAGAATTTTACCgtaacattttcagagtaaTAGTCTGTGAAGTACAGATGGTGTCTATAGTAAATAGATAAAACGTGCGTCATTTGATGTAAAAGCAAAGTAGCCACTAACCTCTGTTATAAGTTGTCATAAGAAACAAATCGTCAATTGAACTCTGATCAGAGTTCAACTGCTGTTTTAAACATGTGAcaggaggctaccgctcctttcacagcagactctgcacccgagttgttggcctttaagtcaacacccgtggtttgtggaaatctgtttgtgatggggtctggtagtttccgattgtctgtatgttcatggaaaccttcgggtttgcataacagtttttatagggctaagaaattagccctaatattttcaaacctgtttgattgcacttcgcttcccgaggtgatcgtagtgtttcggcactcggttacatctggcgcttgcgagcagggatgggactcggcatgatatgttcaggtaatggcataatatgaccactgaacatgttcgtgctgttcccattctgcgaacttgggatggacagtggtcccccggttcggaacttcgggacgaagttcatttcaaacgggggcgattgtgacaggaggctaccgctcctttcacagcagactctgcacccgagttgttggcctttaagtcaacacccgtggtttgtggaaatctgtttgtgatggggtctggtagtttccgattgtctgtatgttcatggaaaccttcgggtttgcataacagtttttatagggctaagaaattagccctaatattttcaaacctgtttgattgcacttcgcttcccgaggtgatcgtaatgtttcggcactcggttacacacaaaaaactttTTCAGCgttcatttaaaaaataaacattagaagagagagaaaaaaagatgtGAATTTATTTATCTAAACTGAATATGAAAAAAACAGTCTgatatcaaataaaataaattaaaagtactGTGGACAGTATCTTGAAGATTGTGTAAGCTTTAAGAACAGAAGTATTAAGAGTTACGGAAAGACTTATGTGGTAATGATGTAAGATTGGTCAGGTAAGTTTTCCTGCGTGCAGAAATTGCTTATCCTTCTCTAGCTGCTTTGCAAGCATTTTGTAGGCGTGGTATGTATCCGTCTATCCTGATCTGCCAAGCAATGCCTGTAAATGCCacacttttttgtttatttattcaaaCCCTTGGACTCTGCATTTTTGTGTATGCACTATATATActattttctttctctttggaGTGATGTTGAGAAAGCAGGAACATGGTTTGAGAAGTTAAAATTTGACAGAaaatgtttttgtcttgtttggttGAGAAAGTGTGATGGACAGCAGAAGAACAGAACTAAGTGGTTTAGTTTTTGGAAGGGATTATGTTTTGTGCAGATTTTTATATCTTCACAGAAATTCTTAttttttaaacaacaacaaaataaacttcATCACAGATGTATACTGGTATATTTCCCCTTTAGGTACAAAAGGGAAATCATGCAAAATAGATGTCAAGATTGTTGAATCAGATTTAATCGTTAGAAAGCCCCGGGCCCCCATTTTTGATTTTACCTGTACGTACCAATTGAAGAATTTTATGTCACagactttagcacttttaatactcttctttgttttgttttttaaatctaattgtttgttttttaaatccagaaaaaaaaatgttacatGAGTAAAATGAAACACTTCATCATCCTTTTACTTCAGCAGAAAAGACCATGTTGAGAAATATAactctgtctggtttgtatgggatgtgaaagagtgaatacttgTGCTattagtgaggcaaactttccacacatgctccttgtccacgagTTTCAGACACACGTACCCCTCGCTactgactggcctataatgccaTGTAGAAAAGTTGACCTCAATAAAAGAAAAAGTATTCACTTGTTCACAACCCATTCAAccccgacagttatttccaaacattgtTAATTTCACTTAGTTCTGTTCTCCGCTTTTCCATGTGGAAAACTGGCTTGCTGCCAAAATGCAGATACGCTATGCAAGGTTTTCGGTGTGAAGAATTGGACTTGAAATTAGAAGATTTTATTTGAAGCATGCAGTTAGTTTGAGTGTAGCTTTCTTGTTTCATCATGTTGCAATTAGAAAATTGTcatgcctatttttcttaatgtTATGGATTACCCAAATAAAGGCATGgttgtttgaaaaaaaggatagcTTGGAGAATTCTTTATattggagagaaagagaaagggagtgagagagagaaagagagtgtgtgtttaggGTGAGAGATttcagagggagagagacatacagaacaTGTACCACATACACAATCGCActcgcacacacgtacgcacacacacacgtcaggCGCATGCTTGCATACAAACAACTCTATATCTATTTTATGATTAGTGTGTGCAtaatcatgcacacacacatagaaacactcACTGAGTAGCACATCAGtgtatttgttttgaaaatgagcTGGATTTGAGGGCTGAGTATCTTATATTATGTTCTTGCATGGTTATATGGATCAGTCTGTAGCTGTAGTTTCAAGTAACGAAAGACACAAACATTTGGACTGAGATAGCAGACATGAGAATGAATTCGTCTCAACATCTCCCAACGtacgaggaaaaaaaaaaagggtataCGGACACCGAACGTCTCTGCTGCAAACCCTACTTTCGTTTTCTCCATTCTCACATTTGCACACGAATATAGAGGGGTCACGTGATACGGCATGTGATCATAGCAAAATGGAGGGGGTTAGCGGAAGTTCAACAAACTCGAATGTCAACTCTACGGAACGGAGAGTAACTTCACAACAAGGGGGTCGGGCATGGCCGCATTCACGCCTGGACGAACAAGACGATCCGCTATTAGACCTCAGCAATGAACGAGAAGTGCAGCAGACGGACAGCAGACTTTTATTGGATTTTAAAGCAGACGACAAGGGCACTCTCCAAGCAGACGACCGTTCGGGTAGGCTTTTAACAACGGTTGAAACGGTGTCATCCCAGATAAGTCCTCGAGATTATTTGACAACAGCTGCGACAATAAACGAAACCGCCTACGGGGACTACATCGACAGCGGTGTCGAATCAACAGCAGCGGCCGTTTCATTGTCGCCGACCAGTGTTTCGGAGAGGGGCGGCGGCGGTAGTGATTTTGACTTTTTCGGGGCTGATGATCCGACGATACTGAACACAAACCTGCCGTTCTTCCAACCACGACACGGTAACATGGAGTCCCACCCGGATACCCGCCGTACTTTCTCTGACACCAGCGAAATCTCAGCATCGCAGACACAAACTCAGGTGAGACCTCTCCAACACCAAACTAACGGAATGCTGAACAGGTACGGAGCTGCGGTCAGCAgtaggggtggtgggggtggtgttaGCACGGTCAACAACACCGCAGCTTCACAAGCTGGGCTGCCAGATGTGACAGTGAAACAACCGCTCTTTCTGTCCCAACCACACGCACACCGCAGCAACACAGACAGAGGGGCAGCTGCCATTGTCCCCACCACCTGCAGTTCAACCGCAACAATCGTTTCCTCTGATACTTCCACTTCACATCACGGTGTTGTTATTGATTGCACACACGACGCAGTGGGAGCCAGCGATCGCGGCTCGTTGACACGCCTGCCCCGTCACACTACTACTGACACACACGCTGGGTTTTCTCAAAACGTGATGCTGGATTCGTTTCCTCCGCCTTCTCATCCCATGAGAGGATTGGGAGGGTtgggggaaggggaggaggggagAGGTCGCTACGGGCTGTTGGCTCAAGACATTCATTGCCACTCAGGGACGAGTCACCGTAAGATGAGCGACAAGCTGGCCAGGCGTCAACTTCTTGCAGTCTTGGtgctgtgtgtgctgttcatgaTTGGAGAGATTATTGGTAAGTGCCAAGATTTtgagcttaaaggcacagtaagcctcccgtaaaccatcacagatactgtcaggcttttacacacagaacaaacacccttccatttgaacgctcaccaaacgggaacatcctaggtgccctccgtaaagagcgagcaattttcaaagaatttattttttgcgtggtttatcttacccctgagccgtcgtaaacccgtgtgatccagtttccctttttcacaatgtagtcgtcagttagtaatttgaatgcgactagatgtgagcttatctgcattagcacgttattatgtacctctcactatgcacgaaacaaacggctgttgttcacaagaactctagcgatggcttttgactgttcagaggaactggcgatgcctctaaaccgtcgtctgctatgagaaccacgaccttgcgtgatcctgcttccgggcttttctttttttaaactttcaaaacttcgaattgtactgatcttgtcttgatgaaa of the Littorina saxatilis isolate snail1 linkage group LG14, US_GU_Lsax_2.0, whole genome shotgun sequence genome contains:
- the LOC138947461 gene encoding zinc transporter ttm-1-like — its product is MEGVSGSSTNSNVNSTERRVTSQQGGRAWPHSRLDEQDDPLLDLSNEREVQQTDSRLLLDFKADDKGTLQADDRSGRLLTTVETVSSQISPRDYLTTAATINETAYGDYIDSGVESTAAAVSLSPTSVSERGGGGSDFDFFGADDPTILNTNLPFFQPRHGNMESHPDTRRTFSDTSEISASQTQTQVRPLQHQTNGMLNRYGAAVSSRGGGGGVSTVNNTAASQAGLPDVTVKQPLFLSQPHAHRSNTDRGAAAIVPTTCSSTATIVSSDTSTSHHGVVIDCTHDAVGASDRGSLTRLPRHTTTDTHAGFSQNVMLDSFPPPSHPMRGLGGLGEGEEGRGRYGLLAQDIHCHSGTSHRKMSDKLARRQLLAVLVLCVLFMIGEIIGGVLANSLALFTDVLHLASDLISYVISLLALYLSRKQATRQMTFGYHRAEVLGALFSVFIIWLVSGVLCYIAVERIIHEHYKDVKANEMLITASLGVVFNLVMGFVLHSEKCCGVAKGHAKFGHGHSHSHSHAHSHNSQYEYEPLDVASPSVGREEEEEEGGEEGVEGSPEAQGHKNINVRAAFIHVVGDIIQSLGVLVAALIIKFKQDEKYRLADPICTFVFSLLVLCTTINVLKDTLRIIMEGVPQGVDFEQLRSVLMSLDSVVSIHNLNVWALTMDRNALSVHLAVDNSINSDEVLKEATVALKRHRFYHVTIQVEKYNHDVMVNCEDCQLPVK